A stretch of the Medicago truncatula cultivar Jemalong A17 chromosome 5, MtrunA17r5.0-ANR, whole genome shotgun sequence genome encodes the following:
- the LOC112422148 gene encoding uncharacterized protein has protein sequence MDLVVCVVVYECLVVHPLHGASTIHYQALRLTDNDDVEFMFDVHKSHSSLSYIELYVTFEMKNPTSNLELNYPSSSSQFYNPSSSQPHYNPSSSKSFHSQWSQNQYEPSQRLTQVDPSQTQSQTLNDEINIFTSQIQDHSNDEVQDDDDDDDEELLAAQSGDENEEDEEDIVPQLPISPIRASYNPPRSMRNVIDDHSTELYQSMTLPVDEGISPGMQFHNKNDCILAIRYYHIKNSWDYFVKQSDHERYVIKCKDTTCGFKLRASWRKKSDRWEIGKMKDPHTCVSTELTQDHCKLSYNVICESVKSLLHMDASITVKVIIAHIREKFNYTISYRKAWRAKNKAIESIYGNWEDSYKELPQWLMVMEKDLPGTIIDFQTDPSTEVVNEIVFKRLFWAFRPCILGFEFCKPIVQIDATWLYGKYKGTLLLAVAQDGNNKIFPIAFAIVEGETKEAWSFFLKNLRQHVTPQANICLISDRHVSIKSAYDDPQNGWHDAPTSHVFCVRHIAQNFMRSFKDGELKKKVEGMGKNYISILVISTYYLFKEDTSKFFQNNAGYAMNIPTFEYYRSEIAVADRKALAWVDNIPKEKWTQSHDDGRRWGHMTSNLVESQNNVYKGIRGLPITAIVKASYYRLAALFAKRGHEAAARVNSGEPFSENIMKYLRNEVIKSNSHHVTQFDRDRYTFSVCETIDHKEGLPKGEYKVDLQNKWCDCGRFRALHLPCSHVIAACSSFSHDYKTFVDNKFTNECVYAVYNIHFDVVHHQSYWPDYEGLKVVPNKSMRRAKKGRPPITRIRTEMDDVETERRCGVCRMPDHSRKDCTNIRHQ, from the coding sequence ATGGACTTGGTTGTATGTGTTGTCGTGTACGAGTGCTTAGTGGTGCACCCTCTTCATGGAGCTAGCACAATTCACTACCAGGCGTTAAGACTAACCGATAACGACGATGTCGAGTTTATGTTTGACGTACATAAGAGTCACAGTTCTTTGTCCTACATAGAGCTTTATGTTACGTTTGAGATGAAGAATCCAACATCTAATCTTGAGTTAAATTACCCATCAAGTTCTAGTCAATTCTACAATCCATCATCATCACAACCGCACTACAatccatcatcatcaaaatcttTTCATTCACAATGGTCACAAAATCAGTACGAACCATCACAAAGATTAACTCAAGTTGATCCCTCTCAAACACAATCTCAAACTTTAAACgatgaaataaatatattcaCCTCCCAAATCCAGGACCACTCAAATGATGAAGTTCAAgatgatgatgacgatgatgatgaagaactCCTTGCTGCACAAAGCGGTGATGAGAAcgaagaagacgaagaagacATTGTGCCACAACTACCAATTTCACCGATCAGAGCTTCTTACAACCCACCAAGGTCTATGCGCAACGTCATTGATGACCACTCAACTGAGCTTTATCAGTCAATGACTCTTCCAGTCGATGAAGGTATTTCTCCGGGGATGCAATTTCATAACAAGAATGATTGCATTCTCGCAATTAGATATTATCACATAAAAAATTCATGGGATTATTTTGTGAAGCAATCGGATCATGAAAGGTATGTCATCAAATGTAAAGATACTACTTGTGGTTTCAAATTGCGGGCCTCGTGGAGGAAAAAATCTGATAGATGGGAGATTGGAAAAATGAAGGATCCTCATACATGTGTCTCAACAGAATTGACGCAAGATCATTGCAAACTTAGTTACAATGTCATATGTGAAAGTGTTAAATCACTACTACATATGGATGCTTCAATTACGGTGAAAGTTATAATTGCACACATCCGAGAGAAGTTTAATTATACAATTTCTTATAGAAAGGCATGGAGAGCAAAAAATAAGGCGATTGAATCAATTTATGGTAACTGGGAGGATTCTTATAAAGAACTACCACAGTGGTTGATGGTCATGGAAAAAGATTTGCCAGGAACAATTATTGATTTTCAAACAGACCCATCAACAGAAGTGGTCAATGAGATCGTCTTCAAGCGTCTCTTTTGGGCCTTTCGTCCGTGCATCTTGGGCTTCGAATTCTGCAAACCAATTGTCCAGATTGACGCAACTTGGTTGTATGGTAAATACAAAGGAACATTGTTGTTAGCTGTTGCGCAAGATGGGAACAACAAGATATTTCCCATTGCTTTCGCAATCGTGGAAGGGGAGACCAAGGAGGCATGgagtttctttttgaaaaatctaaggcAGCATGTCACCCCACAGGCGAACATATGTCTCATTTCTGATAGACATGTGTCGATAAAGAGCGCATATGATGATCCACAGAATGGATGGCATGATGCTCCGACAAGCCATGTGTTTTGTGTCCGACACATTGCACAAAACTTTATGCGATCGTTCAAGGATGGAGAACTTAAGAAGAAAGTTGAAGGCATGGGTAAAAATTATATCTCTATCCTTGTAATTTCGacatattatttgtttaaagaagacacatctaaattttttcaaaacaatgcAGGTTACGCCATGAACATCCCAACATTCGAATACTACCGCTCTGAAATCGCTGTCGCGGACCGGAAGGCTTTAGCATGGGTCGACAACATTCCCAAAGAAAAGTGGACTCAATCACATGATGATGGTCGACGATGGGGCCACATGACAAGTAACTTGGTAGAGTCACAAAACAACGTGTATAAGGGAATTCGAGGACTCCCGATCACAGCAATTGTGAAAGCATCCTATTACAGGTTGGCGGCCTTGTTTGCTAAAAGAGGACATGAAGCAGCGGCAAGGGTAAATTCTGGTGAGCCATTCTCAGAAAACATCATGAAATATCTCAGGAATGAGGTTATTAAATCCAACAGTCATCATGTCACTCAGTTTGACCGGGATCGATATACCTTTTCTGTCTGTGAAACCATCGACCATAAAGAAGGATTACCAAAGGGAGAATACAAGGTGGACCTGCAAAATAAATGGTGTGACTGTGGACGGTTCAGAGCGTTACACCTACCATGCTCACATGTAATTGCCGCATGTTCTAGCTTTTCTCACGACTACAAGACTTTTGTCGATAACAAATTCACGAATGAGTGTGTGTACGCCGTATACAACATCCACTTCGACGTGGTTCACCACCAGTCATATTGGCCTGATTATGAAGGACTGAAGGTGGTTCCCAACAAGTCGATGCGTAGGGCAAAGAAAGGTCGTCCACCAATTACTCGCATTAGGACCGAGATGGACGATGTGGAAACTGAGAGAAGATGCGGCGTTTGTAGGATGCCTGATCATTCCCGCAAAGATTGCACTAATATTAGACATCAGTAG
- the LOC11409470 gene encoding putative disease resistance protein RGA3, with protein sequence MADALLGVVFENLTSLLQNEFSTISGIKSKVQKLSNNLVHIKAVLEDAEKKQFKELSIKLWLQDLKDAVYVLDDILDEYSIKSGQLRGSSSLKPKNIMFRSEIGNRLKEITRRLDDIAESKNKFSLQMGGTLREIPDQVAEGRQTGSIIAESKVFGREVDQEKIVEFLLTHAKDSDFISVYPIFGLGGIGKTTLVQLIFNDVRVSGHFDKKVWVCVSETFSVKRILCSIFESITLEKCPDFEYAVMEGKVQGLLQGKRYLLVLDDVWNQNEQLESGLTQDRWNRLKSVLSCGSKGSSILVSTRDEDVASIMGTWESHRLSSLSDSDCWLLFKQHAFKRNKEEDTKLVEIGKEIVKKCNGLPLAAKALGGLMSSRNEEKEWLDIKDSELWALPQKNSILPNGFISSMGNLDVDDVGNTVWKELYQKSFFQDRKMDEYSGDISFKMHDLVHDLAQLVMGPECMYLEKKNMTSLSKSTHHIGFDLKDLLSFDKNAFKKVESLRTLFQLSYYSKKKHDFFPTYLSLRVLCTSFIRMPSLGSLIHLRYLELRSLDINMLPDSIYNLKKLEILKIKHCDKLSWLPKRLACLQNLRHIVIEYCESLSRMFPNIRKLTCLRTLSVYIVSLEKGNSLTELRDLNLSGKLSIKGLNNVASLSEAEAAKLMDKKDLHELCLSWGYKEESTVSAEQVLEVLKPHSNLKCLTINYYERLSLPSWIIILSNLISLELEECNKIVRLPLRGKLPSLKRLRLSRMNNLKYLDDDESEDGMKVRVFPSLEKLLLDSLPNIEGLLKVERGEMFPCLSRLDIWNCPKLLGLPCLPSLKELEIWGCNNELLRSISTFRGLTQLSLYNGFGITSFPEGMFKNLTSLQSLSVNGFPKLKELPNEPFNPALTHLCITYCNELESLPEQNWEGLQSLRTLKIRNCEGLRCLPEGIRHLTSLEYL encoded by the coding sequence atggctGACGCTTTGCTTGGAGTTGTGTTTGAAAATTTGACGTCTCTCCttcaaaatgaattttcaaCCATTTCTGGAATCAAGTCAAAGGTTCAAAAGCTATCAAACAACTTAGTTCACATCAAGGCTGTTCTTGAAGATGCTGAGAAGAAACAATTCAAAGAACTCTCTATTAAGCTATGGTTACAAGACCTCAAAGATGCTGTTTATGTGCTCGATGATATCCTTGATGAGTATTCAATCAAGTCTGGTCAACTTAGAGGATCATCCTCTCTCAAACCAAAGAACATCATGTTTCGCAGTGAGATCGGCAACAGGTTAAAAGAGATTACAAGGAGGTTAGATGATATTGCTGAAAGTAAGAACAAGTTTTCTCTACAGATGGGTGGAACTCTTAGGGAAATCCCAGATCAAGTAGCTGAAGGGCGCCAAACCGGCTCAATTATTGCTGAATCAAAAGTGTTTGGACGAGAAGTTGATCAAGAAAAGATTGTCGAGTTTCTTCTCACCCATGCGAAGGACTCTGACTTCATTTCTGTCTATCCCATTTTTGGTTTAGGTGGTATTGGAAAAACAACTCTTGTTCAATTGATCTTCAATGATGTTAGGGTGAGTGGCCATTTTGATAAAAAAGTTTGGGTTTGTGTTTCTGAGACTTTCTCGGTCAAGAGGATTTTGTGTTCTATTTTCGAATCTATCACATTAGAGAAGTGTCCTGACTTTGAGTATGCTGTAATGGAAGGAAAGGTGCAAGGATTGTTGCAAGGGAAAAGATATTTGCTGGTTTTGGATGATGTGTGGAATCAAAATGAACAATTGGAATCTGGGTTAACACAAGATAGATGGAATCGTTTGAAATCTGTTTTGTCGTGTGGATCTAAAGGTAGTTCCATTTTAGTGTCCACTCGTGATGAGGATGTTGCATCAATCATGGGGACATGGGAAAGTCACCGTTTGTCTAGTCTCTCTGATAGTGATTGTTGGTTGTTGTTCAAACAACATGCATTTAAACGTAACAAAGAAGAGGATACAAAGCTTGTGGAAATTGGAAAGGAGATAGTAAAGAAATGTAATGGATTGCCTCTTGCAGCAAAAGCATTGGGGGGTTTGATGAGCTCAAGGAATGAAGAGAAGGAATGGCTTGATATTAAAGACAGTGAGCTTTGGGCTTTACcacaaaaaaattctattttgccTAATGGATTTATTTCATCTATGGGTAATTTGGACGTTGATGATGTTGGAAACACGGTTTGGAAGGAATTGTACCAAAAATCATTCTTTCAAGATAGAAAGATGGATGAATATTCTGGAGACATTTCTTTTAAGATGCATGATCTTGTCCATGATCTCGCTCAATTAGTAATGGGGCCAGAATGTATGTAtttggagaaaaaaaacatGACCAGTTTGTCAAAAAGCACACACCACATTGGTTTTGACCTCAAAGACTTGTTATCCTTTGATAAGAATGCTTTCAAAAAAGTTGAATCCTTGAGAACATTGTTTCAGTTGAgttattattccaaaaaaaaacatgatttctTCCCAACATACCTTTCTCTTCGGGTTTTATGCACATCCTTTATCCGGATGCCATCACTAGGGAGTTTAATTCATTTAAGGTATTTGGAACTTCGTTCTCTTGACATAAATATGTTGCCTGACTCAATTTACAACCTAAAAAAGCTGgaaatcttgaaaataaaacacTGTGATAAACTTAGCTGGCTTCCAAAACGCTTGGCTTGTTTACAAAATCTTAGACATATAGTCATTGAATATTGTGAATCTTTGTCTCGTATGTTTCCTAACATTAGAAAATTAACTTGTTTAAGAACATTAAGTGTGTACATTGTTAGTTTAGAGAAAGGGAATAGCTTGACAGAGTTACGTGATCTAAACCTCAGTGGAAAACTGAGTATCAAAGGATTAAACAATGTTGCTAGTTTATCTGAAGCTGAAGCGGCTAAATTGATGGATAAAAAAGACCTTCATGAATTATGCTTGTCATGGGGATACAAGGAGGAATCTACGGTTAGTGCTGAGCAAGTACTTGAAGTGCTTAAACCTCACTCAAATCTCAAATGCTTGACAATAAATTACTATGAAAGATTATCGTTACCAAGTTGGATAATTATTCTTAGTAATTTAATTTCTCTTGAACTTGAGGAATGCAACAAAATTGTGCGGCTTCCGTTACGTGGTAAACTACCATCTCTAAAAAGACTGAGATTATCTCGTATGAATAATCTGAAATACTTGGATGATGATGAATCTGAGGATGGTATGAAGGTGAGGGTTTTCCCATCTCTGGAGAAACTCTTATTAGattctctaccaaacatagaggGGTTATTGAAAGTGGAAAGAGGGGAGATGTTTCCTTGTCTTTCTAGGTTGGATATCTGGAATTGCCCTAAACTGCTTGGACTGCCATGTCTTCCATCTCTTAAAGAACTCGAGATATGGGGATGTAACAATGAGTTACTGAGGTCAATCTCTACCTTCCGTGGTCTTACTCAGCTTTCCCTATATAACGGTTTCGGAATAACATCCTTCCCAGAGGGGATGTTCAAAAACCTTACTTCTCTTCAATCTCTGTCTGTAAATGGTTTCCCAAAACTGAAGGAGTTACCAAATGAACCCTTTAACCCAGCTTTGACGCATCTGTGTATCACTTATTGTAATGAGTTGGAGTCCTTACCAGAGCAAAATTGGGAAGGTCTTCAATCCCTTCGAACTCTAAAGATTCGTAATTGTGAAGGATTGCGATGCTTGCCGGAGGGTATTCGACACCTCACATCTCTTGAATATTTATAA